Proteins from a genomic interval of Medicago truncatula cultivar Jemalong A17 chromosome 3, MtrunA17r5.0-ANR, whole genome shotgun sequence:
- the LOC11423209 gene encoding argininosuccinate lyase, chloroplastic yields MVFSSALSSSSSSFTLPSPLRTHYLSTTLTTRSSTFPNHKFIKTRMQAQTTNNAAKPKEAKLWGGRFEEGVTDAVERFTESVSYDKQLYKHDIRGSIAHASMLAKQGLISVSDRDSIIEGLGEIEKRIESGEFNWRADREDVHMNIEAALTDLIGEPAKKLHTSRSRNDQVVTDLRLWCRDAIDKILASIKQLQVSLLKLALNNQGLIVPGYTHLQRAQPVLLQHLLLAYVEEIERDAGRLIDCRARMNFCPLGACALAGTGLPIDRFMTSDALGFTAPMRNSIDAVSDRDFLLEFLSANAITAVHLSRLGEEWVLWASEEFGFITPSDSVSTGSSIMPQKKNPDPMELVRGKSARVIGGLVTLLTLCKGLPHAYNRDLQEDKEPVFDSVRTILGMLEVSSEFAMNITFNRERIQKALPAGYLDATTLADYLVKKGVPFRTSHDIAGKSVALCTSKNCQLLDLSLDELRSINPVFDKDVYEFLGVENAIQKFISYGSTGSACVADQLDYWMKKLEIK; encoded by the exons ATGGTTTTCTCTTCagctctctcttcttcttcttcttctttcacacTACCTTCTCCACTCCGCACCCACTACCTTTCCACCACCTTAACAACTCGATCCTCCACTTTCCCTaaccacaaattcatcaaaacccGAATGCAAGCCCAAACCACCAACAATGCTGCTAAACCCAAAGAAGCTAAACTTTGGGGTGGAAGATTCGAAGAAGGCGTCACCGACGCCGTCGAACGATTCACTGAATCCGTCTCTTATGATAAACAGTTATACAAACATGACATTAGAGGAAGTATTGCTCATGCATCCATGCTCGCTAAACAG ggtttgatcAGTGTGAGTGATAGGGATTCTATTATTGAAGGTTTGGGAGAGATTGAAAAGAGAATTGAGAGTGGTGAATTTAATTGGAGAGCTGATAGAGAGGATGTTCATATGAATATTGAAGCTGCACTTACTGATTTGATTGGTGAACCTGCTAAGAAGTTACATACTTCCAGAAGTAGAAATGATCAAGTTGTTACTGATTTACGACTCTGGTGTCGTGATGCTATTGATAAGATCTTAGCAAGTATAAAACAACTTCAAGTTTCGCTTCTTAAGCTGGCTTTGAACAATCAGGGTCTTATTGTTCCCGGTTATACTCATTTGCAGCGTGCGCAACCTGTTTTATTACAGCACCTTCTGCTTGCTTATGTTGAAGAG ATTGAGCGTGATGCTGGTCGTTTGATCGATTGTAGAGCTAGGATGAATTTTTGTCCTTTAGGGGCTTGTGCATTGGCTGGTACAGGGCTTCCTATTGATCGATTCATGACATCTGATGCATTGGGATTTACAGCTCCAATGAGGAATAG TATCGATGCGGTTTCTGACCGAGATTTCCTACTGGAGTTTCTCTCTGCTAATGCCATCACAGCAGTGCACCTTTCTCGACTTGGTGAAGAATGGGTACTGTGGGCTTCAGAGGAATTTGGATTTATCACCCCAAGCGACTCTGTTTCAACGGGAAGCAGTATAATGCCTCAGAAAAAGAATCCTGATCCAATGGAACTTGTTCGTGGTAAGTCTGCCAGAGTCATAGGAGGTTTGGTCACTCTTCTCACATTGTGCAAAGGACTTCCACATGCTTACAATCGTGATTTGCAG GAAGACAAAGAACCAGTGTTCGACAGTGTTAGAACTATTTTGGGAATGCTTGAGGTCTCATCAGAGTTTGCAATGAACATTACTTTCAATCGGGAAAGAATACAAAAGGCTTTACCGGCTGGTTATCTTGATGCAACGACACTCGCTGATTATCTTGTTAAGAAG GGAGTGCCATTTAGAACATCTCATGATATAGCAGGAAAATCTGTTGCCTTGTGCACATCGAAGAATTGTCAACTGTTGGATTTGAGTCTTGATGAGCTGAGAAGTATAAATCCAGTCTTTGACAAGGATGTGTATGAATTTCTTGGAGTAGAAAATGCGATCCAGAAATTTATTTCTTATGGTTCCACCGGGTCTGCTTGTGTTGCCGACCAACTCGATTATTGGATGAAAAAGCTTGAAATTAAGTGA
- the LOC11429658 gene encoding protein NETWORKED 2A, producing MLRRAATNAYSWWWVSHIRTKQSKWLEQSLQDMEEIVAEALKIIDDNGDSFAQRAEMYYRKRPELINFVEEAFRAYRALAEKYDHLSKELQSANRTIATVFPEQVHYRIDEDEDEESVPETNSLPPNPNNQTEKQCNIPKPPSIPKKVFRSQSMLLSRKGTHRRSVSSEKSVSNPTIQCSGLSKVEALAEIDKLQKEILALQTEKEFVRSLYEHSYEKYWEIEDKVTGMQKRVCSLQDEFSISTVIEDNDARALMAATALNSCKETLNKLKEVQSRSSEEAREAYQKVKEVHYKFENLRGNFVSKQTNQGDEKTETKSKDEEEIASFEKDMLEHDIGMLQEKIKEKLEEDSGNSLTMTEIAEMIDELVGKVVSLETAVTSQNGLVKRLRSEADELQTNIQSLEEDKEMLIEDSENSNKKMKELEEELKRIKTLNKSVEMQDNSLKTHFHEANFNLEHLSGKLKNVKLDEEAENLVLNKNTSFSNGKPSEDFEKPVDELSNNNLAIVNDAKEDRAENIGEVENEDDKSRLKNNIDFRTEGVQDLTQQDKDDFSETIRNVKVESLDLETKEEKDQTKLNQMFVNGSDEREKIMLEEYTSVLKNYNDVTGKLNNVENKNRNSIFELALKYAYLQVRELKNVVATKDEEINILQNKLTYSETNPDESPRTTLTEEAPLENAVQGDNREGTEIPASDIASTSLEDQHQHVENTGNIDMSSIGKTRFFVVRERQIDKDHSLSLLEKKFRFEIDGLLEENLEFWLRFSTSVHQIQKFQQSLQDLKVELRKIKQNNNLSDNKIASKAVQSEIKPIFRHLREIRTELSLWLEHNEVLQDDLQARHPSMCSLQDEIASAGNPDSSSKRVELSEHQAAKFQGEVLNMKQEINKVSSELQEGLSYVKGLKNEVEKILEELSQAMGDNNHDKNSTSRARMPLRSFLFGIKLKKQRQSMFACVNPALQRQYSDLAEANDAPI from the exons ATGTTGCGAAGAGCAGCAACCAATGCATATTCATGGTGGTGGGTTAGCCACATCAggacaaaacaatcaaaatggcTGGAACAAAGTCTCCAAG ATATGGAGGAGATAGTGGCTGAGGCTCTTAAAATCATTGATGATAATGGGGACTCATTTGCTCAAAGGGCGGAAATGTACTATAGGAAAAGACCAGAACTGATAAATTTTGTGGAAGAAGCCTTTAGAGCATATAGAGCATTAGCAGAGAAATATGATCATCTATCAAAGGAGCTACAAAGCGCGAACCGCACAATTGCCACCGTTTTTCCTGAACAAGTCCATTATAGAATAgacgaagatgaagatgaagaaagtgtCCCTGAAACTAATTCATTACCTCCTAACCCTAATAACCAAACAGAAAAACAATGCAACATCCCTAAACCTCCAAGTATCCCAAAGAAGGTTTTTCGAAGTCAGTCTATGTTGCTATCAAGAAAAGGAACACATAGAAGAAGTGTCAGCTCGGAAAAATCTGTTTCAAATCCAACAATTCAATGTTCAGGTTTGAGTAAGGTTGAAGCATTAGCTGAAATAGACAAGCTTCAGAAAGAAATTTTGGCATTGCAAACTGAGAAAGAGTTTGTAAGGAGTTTGTATGAACATTCCTATGAAAAATATTGGGAAATTGAAGACAAAGTTACAGGAATGCAAAAAAGAGTTTGCAGTTTGCAAGATGAGTTTAGTATCAGTACAGTAATTGAAGATAACGACGCACGAGCTTTAATGGCAGCCACGGCGTTAAATTCATGTAAAGAAACCCTAAATAAGTTGAAAGAGGTACAGTCACGATCATCTGAGGAAGCTAGAGAAGCATACCAAAAGGTTAAGGAAGTTCATTACAAATTTGAAAACCTTAGAGGTAACTTCGTTTCCAAGCAAACAAATCAGGGAGatgaaaaaacagaaacaaaaagtaaagatgaagaagagataGCTAGCTTTGAAAAAGATATGCTTGAACATGATATAGGGATGTTGCAAGAGAAGATTAAGGAAAAGCTTGAGGAAGATTCGGGAAACTCGCTTACTATGACAGAAATTGCAGAGATGATCGATGAGCTTGTAGGTAAGGTTGTTAGTTTGGAAACGGCAGTTACTTCTCAGAATGGATTGGTGAAGAGACTAAGATCAGAAGCAGATGAACTTCAAACAAATATACAAAGCTTAGAAGAGGATAAGGAAATGTTGATTGAAGATTCAGAAAATAGTAACAAGAAGATGAAAGAATTGGAAGAGGAGTTGAAGAGAATTAAAACTCTCAACAAAAGTGTCGAAATGCAAGATAACAGCCTCAAAACACACTTTCATGAAGCTAATTTTAATCTTGAGCATCTTTCAGGAAAACTGAAAAATGTGAAACTAGATGAGGAAGCGGAGAATTTGGTACTTAACAAGAATACGAGTTTTTCTAATGGAAAACCAAGTGAGGATTTTGAAAAACCTGTAGATGAACTGTCTAATAATAATTTAGCAATCGTGAATGATGCTAAGGAAGATCGTGCCGAAAATATCGGTGAAGTCGAAAATGAAGATGATAAGTCTAGATTGAAgaataatattgattttagGACTGAAGGTGTGCAAGATCTAACACAACAGGATAAAGATGATTTCTCTGAGACAATACGTAATGTTAAAGTTGAATCACTTGATCTGGAAACTAAGGAGGAAAAAGATCAAACTAAATTGAATCAGATGTTTGTAAATGGATCAGATGAAAGAGAAAAGATTATGTTGGAGGAGTACACATCAGTTTTGAAGAACTATAACGATGTAACGGGAAAGCTCAACAATGTGGAGAATAAAAATCGAAACAGCATTTTTGAATTGGCACTTAAG TATGCATATCTGCAGGTAAGGGAACTGAAGAATGTAGTTGCCACTAAGGATGAAGAGATAAACATTTTACAAAATAAGCTTACCTATTCAGAAACAAATCCGGATGAAAGTCCTCGCACCACTCTAACCGAAGAAGCGCCTCTTGAAAATGCGGTTCAAGGAGATAACAGGGAGGGTACTGAAATTCCAGCTTCAGATATAGCTAGTACTTCTTTAGAAGATCAACACCAACATGTTGAAAACACAGGAAATATCGATATGTCATCAATTGGAAAGACAAGATTTTTTGTGGTGAGAGAAAGACAAATTGACAAAGACCATTCCCTTTCactgttagaaaagaaattccGCTTCGAAATTGATGGTTTGCTTGAGGAGAATTTAGAATTCTGGTTGAGGTTTAGCACTTCAGTTCATCAAATTCAAAAGTTCCAACAATCTTTACAGGACTTAAAAGTAgaactaagaaaaataaagcaGAATAACAATTTGTCGGATAACAAGATCGCTTCAAAAGCTGTACAGTCAGAAATAAAGCCAATATTTAGACATTTGAGAGAAATAAGAACTGAGTTATCATTATGGTTAGAACACAATGAAGTATTGCAGGATGATTTACAAGCTAGACATCCATCAATGTGTAGCTTACAAGATGAAATAGCAAGTGCTGGGAATCCAGATTCATCGTCAAAAAGAGTAGAACTTAGTGAGCATCAAGCTGCAAAGTTTCAAGGCGAAGTTCTCAACATGAAACAAGAAATCAACAAGGTTTCTAGTGAACTACAAGAAGGTTTGAGTTATGTAAAAGGACTTAAAAATGAAGTTGAAAAAATACTTGAAGAATTGAGTCAAGCAATGGGAGATAACAATCATGATAAAAATTCCACAAGTCGCGCTAGAATGCCTTTGAGGTCTTTCTTATTCGGAATCAAGTTGAAGAAACAAAGGCAATCAATGTTTGCATGTGTAAATCCAGCACTACAGAGACAATACAGTGATCTAGCAGAAGCTAATGATGCCCCAATATAG
- the LOC11423208 gene encoding uncharacterized protein, translated as MDAAFSYLPWWLSSRKHQKPKTSNGCSTNSSPDSVTRESSNVLRFPFVNEEIVPSTSRKVKDERHSREEAKIDKECDFVIVPFDGGFVDSDAESVASDWSIGWLEPHGTGFSNDNDESHETDNSFAVLVPCYGYNYGAMLEEGPKSNVLNNVGNFSYESKKCVESWISSLNNT; from the exons ATGGATGCGGCCTTTTCCTATCTTCCGTGGTGGTTGTCGAGTAGAAAACATCAAAAGCCAAAAACCTCAAATGGGTGTTCAACAAATTCTTCACCTGATTCTGTTACGAGGGAATCATCAAATGTTTTGAGATTTCCTTTTGTTAATGAGGAAATTGTGCCTTCCACTTCAAGAAAGGTGAAGGACGAACGACATAGTAGGGAAGAGGCGAAAATTGATAAGGAATGTGATTTTGTTATCGTTCCGTTTGATGGTGGATTCGTTGATTCTGACGCTGAATCTGTTGCTTCTGATTGGTCTATTGGCTGGTTGGAGCCTCATGGAACCGGATTTTCTAATGATAATGACGAAAGTCATGAAACAGATAACAGTTTTGCTGTGCTTGTTCCTTGTTATGGATACAATTACGGTGCCATGTTGGAGGAGGGTCCTAAAAGCAACGTACTAAACAATGTTGGGAACTTCTCATATG AGAGCAAGAAATGTGTGGAAAGTTGGATATCTTCACTTAATAATACCTGA
- the LOC11429657 gene encoding mucin-17, with product MPEKKSKKVTFSENAIATITQRYDVATVLTVFQELSHYAADENFNWNELVKKTTTGISTAREYQMLWRHLAYGYSFPEDLDQEAQPMDDDSDLDCELESLPSGCAESTSETSACVKVIIASRTLSESTPSSATIEAPMTVNFPVCHSSRTSNISQPSILMDQSSIMFPVTVPRQTLPTVSSTDALETKVTIGGTAASKRKRKAWSEEEDNLLRDAVQKWGEGNWATMAKGDSFPIKRSATQLSQRWSALRKKDGSANPGPTATTVTTNTQYTAEQLATRHSLNLALDMPFKKLSAPGVTDPGRTSTSIKNQVQPRNTAQFSTIRSSVPSQRPAQQACGSPTKPKLASENSVSKCNAMSARESKPGIVHSGAQTQTVSRTNAAPHLMVSQAKNVAHTVPACSTLTKTPISAGGHQKIRSNVPAGSSLTKTPISTGLAPVQPNVNVPDGRSLSRTPIAAGLPSNQKVHSNVHVGSSLTKIPISAGLPSNQKVYSNVPAASSLTKTPNSAGLPSDPKVHSNVAAGSSLPKTPISAGLPSNQKVHSNVLAGSSLTKPPISVGLPSDPKVHSNVSTGSSLTKTPISAGLPSNQKVHSNVPTGNSLTKTPISSCLPSNQKVHLNVSAGNSLTKTPITAGLPSNQKAHSNVPAGSSLTKTPITAGLPSNQKAHSNVPAGSSLTKTPISVGLPSNQKAHSNVPAGSSLTKTPISVGLPSDKKVHLNVHVASSLTKTPISASSPSNQKVHSNVPVGSSLTKTPISSGLSSDKKVHSNVPVASSLTKTPIYAGLPSGPKVHSNVPAGNSLTKTPVSASSPSDPKVHSNVPAGNSVTKTPISAGLPSDPKVHSNVPAGNTLTKTPISAGLPSDPKVHSNVPAGNSLTKIPISAGFPSDPKVHSNVPAGNSLTKTPISACLPSDPKVHSNVLAGNSLTKTPISTGLPSDQKDKHVTSVKEEEKRLAEPGSTPKENVKEEASTSTTEGQVNRKLDKARLDLDKAKSMPSEEVLEHKAVPQNPVGSEERGSVKNSNFTPNKATENGNDNLNKESQNLNQDKKTSSVNENSQHQNMKEKLVNLPKQDECRQGLEVP from the exons ATGCCAGAAAAGAAGTCTAAGAAAGTTACCTTCTCTGAAAACGCCATCGCCACAATCACACAACG GTATGACGTAGCGACTGTGTTGACGGTGTTTCAGGAATTATCACATTACGCTGCTGACGAGAATTTTAATTGGAATGAATTGGTGAAGAAAACCACCACTGGTATTTCTACTGCCAGAGAATATCAGATGCTATGGCGTCACTTGGCGTATGGTTATTCCTTTCCCGAAGATCTCGATCAAGAAGCTCAACCTATG GATGATGATAGTGACCTAGATTGCGAGCTGGAATCATTACCTTCTGGATGTGCGGAATCTACATCAGAGACTTCAGCATGTGTGAAG GTGATAATTGCTTCCCGCACACTAAGTGAATCTACCCCCAGTAGCGCAACAATTGAGGCTCCAATGACTGTAAATTTTCCTGTTTGCCATTCATCACGAACTTCAAATATTTCGCAGCCCTCTATCTTGATGGATCAGTCAAGCATTATGTTTCCAGTTACTGTCCCGAGACAGACACTGCCAACTGTATCATCAACCGATGCTTTAGAAACCAAGGTAACAATTGGTGGTACCGCAGCTtccaaaaggaaaagaaaagcaTGGTCAGAGGAAGAGGACAATTTGCTACGGGATGCTGTTCAGAAATGGGGTGAAGGGAATTGGGCTACCATGGCAAAAGGAGACAGCTTTCCTATTAAGAGAAGTGCAACACAATTGTCTCAG AGGTGGAGTGCTTTAAGAAAGAAAGACGGCAGTGCCAATCCAGGACCCACCGCGACCACTGTGACCACCAACACACAGTATACTGCTGAACAGTTGGCAACTCGTCACTCCTTAAATTTAGCCCTTGACATGCCATTCAAAAAGTTATCTGCTCCTGGAGTGACTGATCCTG GTAGGACATCCACATCAATAAAAAATCAAGTGCAGCCTCGTAATACGGCGCAATTCTCCACAATTCGTAGTTCTGTACCATCTCAACGTCCGGCTCAACAAGCTTGTGGTTCCCCTACGAAACCCAAACTGGCCTCTGAAAATTCAGTCTCAAAGTGTAATGCAATGTCTGCTCGTGAGTCAAAACCTGGCATTGTTCATTCTGGAGCGCAAACACAAACTGTTTCGCGAACAAATGCTGCGCCACATTTGATGGTTTCTCAAGCAAAAAATGTGGCACATACTGTTCCTGCTTGCAGTACTTTGACAAAGACACCCATTTCTGCTGGTGGGCACCAAAAGATTCGTTCAAATGTGCCTGCTGGTAGTTCTTTGACAAAGACACCCATTTCTACTGGTTTGGCTCCTGTTCAGCCAAATGTAAATGTGCCTGACGGTAGGTCTTTATCAAGAACACCCATTGCTGCTGGTTTGCCTTCTAACCAAAAGGTTCATTCAAATGTGCATGTTGGTAGTTCTTTGACGAAGATACCCATTTCTGCTGGTTTGCCTTCTAACCAAAAGGTTTATTCAAATGTGCCTGCCGCTAGTTCTTTGACGAAGACACCCAATTCTGCCGGTTTACCTTCTGACCCAAAGGTTCATTCAAATGTAGCTGCCGGTAGTTCTTTGCCAAAGACACCCATTTCTGCTGGTTTGCCTTCTAACCAAAAGGTTCATTCAAATGTACTTGCTGGTAGTTCTTTGACAAAGCCACCCATTTCTGTTGGTTTGCCTTCTGACCCAAAGGTTCATTCAAATGTGTCTACTGGTAGTTCTTTGACAAAGACACCCATTTCTGCTGGTTTGCCTTCTAACCAAAAGGTTCATTCAAATGTGCCTACTGGTAATTCTTTGACAAAGACACCCATTTCTTCTTGTTTGCCTTCCAACCAAAAGGTTCATTTAAATGTGTCTGCCGGTAATTCTTTGACGAAGACACCCATTACTGCTGGTTTGCCTTCTAATCAAAAGGCTCATTCAAACGTGCCTGCCGGCAGTTCTTTGACGAAGACGCCCATTACTGCTGGTTTGCCTTCTAATCAAAAGGCTCATTCAAACGTGCCTGCCGGCAGTTCTTTGACGAAGACACCCATTTCTGTTGGTTTGCCTTCTAACCAAAAGGCTCATTCAAACGTGCCTGCCGGCAGTTCTTTGACGAAGACGCCCATTTCTGTTGGTTTGCCTTCTGACAAAAAGGTTCATTTAAATGTGCATGTTGCTAGTTCTCTGACAAAGACACCCATTTCTGCTAGTTCACCTTCTAACCAAAAGGTCCATTCAAATGTACCTGTCGGTAGTTCTTTGACGAAGACACCCATTTCTTCTGGTTTGTCTTCTGACAAAAAGGTTCATTCTAATGTACCTGTTGCTAGTTCTCTGACAAAGACACCCATTTATGCTGGTTTGCCTTCGGGCCCAAAGGTTCATTCAAATGTGCCTGCTGGTAATTCTTTGACAAAGACACCCGTTTCGGCTAGTTCGCCTTCTGACCCAAAGGTTCATTCAAATGTACCTGCTGGTAATTCTGTGACAAAGACACCCATTTCGGCTGGTTTGCCTTCTGACCCAAAGGTTCATTCAAATGTGCCTGCTGGTAATACTTTGACAAAGACACCCATTTCCGCTGGTTTGCCTTCCGACCCTAAGGTTCATTCAAATGTGCCTGCTGGTAATTCTTTGACAAAGATACCCATTTCCGCTGGTTTTCCTTCGGACCCAAAAGTTCATTCAAATGTGCCTGCTGGTAATTCTTTGACTAAGACACCCATTTCTGCTTGTTTGCCTTCTGACCCAAAGGTTCATTCAAATGTGCTTGCTGGCAATTCTTTGACAAAGACACCCATTTCCACTGGTTTGCCTTCTGACCAAAAG GATAAACATGTTACCTCTGTgaaagaagaggaaaaaagaCTCGCTGAGCCTGGCTCCACACCAAAAGAGAATGTGAAAGAGGAAGCTTCTACATCTACTACTGAGGGCCAGGTAAATAGAAAACTGGATAAGGCGAGGCTAGATTTAGATAAAGCTAAAAGCATGCCCAGTGAGGAAGTTTTGGAACACAAAGCAGTGCCTCAAAATCCTGTAGGGTCTGAAGAGCGAGGAAGTGTTAAGAATTCAAATTTTACCCCCAACAAGGCCACTGAGAATGGAAATGACAATTTGAATAAGGAAAGTCAAAATCTAAATCAAGACAAGAAGACAAGTTCTGTTAATGAAAACTCTCAGCATCAGAACATGAAAGAGAAACTCGTAAATTTGCCAAAACAAGATGAATGTCGTCAAGGTTTGGAAGTGCCGTGA